The Deltaproteobacteria bacterium genome window below encodes:
- a CDS encoding DUF2781 domain-containing protein: MSAGAPPRHTGLDAILLLTLLSFAATSLLFDRAAAMDLVAPDSVDPFGRALHWFGVRWDPLVAANPQFLRVMSGISAFVMGPFYLWAARALRRGDPRLHGAARIYMVAMLYSMVVHVWVELFGELPPPDKLVFALIYAPYCALPVALWWRTRPA, encoded by the coding sequence ATGTCCGCGGGCGCCCCCCCACGCCACACCGGCCTCGACGCGATCCTGCTGCTCACGCTGCTGTCGTTCGCGGCCACCTCGTTGCTGTTCGATCGCGCGGCCGCGATGGACCTCGTCGCGCCCGACAGCGTCGACCCGTTCGGCCGTGCGCTGCATTGGTTCGGCGTGCGCTGGGATCCGCTGGTCGCCGCCAATCCCCAATTCCTGCGCGTGATGTCCGGCATCTCCGCATTCGTGATGGGGCCGTTCTACCTGTGGGCGGCCCGCGCCCTGCGTCGCGGCGATCCGCGGCTGCACGGCGCCGCGCGGATCTACATGGTGGCGATGCTCTACTCGATGGTCGTGCACGTCTGGGTCGAGCTGTTCGGCGAGCTGCCACCGCCCGACAAGCTGGTGTTCGCACTCATCTACGCGCCGTACTGCGCGCTGCCGGTGGCGCTGTGGTGGCGCACGCGGCCGGCCTGA
- a CDS encoding ATP-binding cassette domain-containing protein — MSESDSVRPVTIRAESISKSYGGFAALSQVSFEVRKGTVAAFLGVNGAGKSTTMRILTGYLAPTSGRARVLDHDPTNHEARLELARRLGYLPESGPLYRDMTPAESLQFFVDLRGISDGARAIDRAVERCAIGSVLHKPIHKLSKGYRQRVGMAQALLHDPEVLILDEPTSGLDPLQIRDVRALIRELGQDKTILLSTHILQEVDAVADTVVMIHDGRIVFTGTKDELVAGGSIEVRFHELTGSKPAKEVA; from the coding sequence ATGAGCGAATCGGACAGCGTGCGGCCGGTGACGATCCGAGCCGAATCGATCTCGAAATCCTACGGCGGCTTCGCTGCGCTCAGCCAGGTCTCGTTCGAGGTCCGCAAGGGCACCGTGGCGGCGTTCCTGGGCGTGAACGGGGCGGGCAAGTCGACCACGATGCGGATCCTGACCGGCTACCTCGCGCCGACCTCGGGTCGCGCGCGGGTGTTGGATCACGACCCCACCAACCACGAGGCGCGTCTCGAGCTGGCGCGGCGCCTGGGCTACCTGCCCGAGAGCGGCCCGCTGTATCGCGACATGACGCCGGCCGAGTCGCTGCAGTTCTTCGTCGACCTGCGCGGCATCAGCGATGGTGCGCGGGCCATCGACCGTGCGGTCGAGCGCTGCGCGATCGGTAGCGTGCTGCACAAGCCCATCCACAAGCTCTCGAAGGGTTATCGCCAGCGCGTCGGCATGGCCCAGGCGCTGCTGCACGACCCCGAGGTGCTCATCCTCGACGAGCCCACCAGCGGCCTCGACCCGCTGCAGATCCGCGACGTGCGCGCGCTGATCCGCGAGCTCGGCCAGGACAAGACCATCCTGCTCTCGACCCACATCCTGCAGGAGGTCGACGCGGTCGCCGACACCGTCGTGATGATCCACGACGGTCGCATCGTGTTCACCGGCACCAAGGACGAGCTGGTCGCCGGCGGCAGCATCGAAGTCCGCTTCCACGAGCTCACCGGCAGCAAGCCTGCGAAGGAGGTGGCGTGA
- a CDS encoding ABC-2 transporter permease, whose protein sequence is MLGIDTRAVMAIVRKDLRQYLGNPTGYVFLTLFIATTAAAAFMQEGFFARNLADLAELNKMMPAILMFFVPAVTMGAWSDERRGGTDEILLTAPVRDLEVVLGKYLGVLGMFTVSLGFSVAHVFVLSYLGDPDPGLMFSTYLGYWLMGALFCGVGLLASMFTSNATVAFILGALGCAGLVFAGSEPWAAGMLGTVVLGLSFALVVFVLRAGDLAEAAFAGGLGAVVGLAFWLPSLMPWLHDDDGGKNRFVEVFESLAVDRHFASFGEGIVRLGDAVYFLGGTAVLLYLCSFLLGRRHW, encoded by the coding sequence ATGCTCGGCATCGACACCCGCGCCGTGATGGCCATCGTCCGCAAGGACCTGCGTCAGTACCTCGGCAACCCCACCGGCTACGTGTTCCTCACGCTGTTCATCGCGACCACTGCGGCGGCGGCGTTCATGCAGGAGGGCTTCTTCGCCCGCAACCTCGCCGACCTCGCCGAGCTGAACAAGATGATGCCGGCGATCCTCATGTTCTTCGTGCCCGCGGTGACGATGGGCGCGTGGAGCGACGAGCGACGCGGCGGCACCGACGAGATCCTGCTGACCGCACCCGTGCGCGACCTCGAGGTCGTGCTCGGCAAGTACCTCGGCGTGCTGGGCATGTTCACGGTCTCGCTGGGCTTCTCGGTCGCGCACGTGTTCGTGCTGTCGTACCTGGGCGACCCCGACCCCGGCCTGATGTTCTCGACCTACCTGGGCTACTGGCTCATGGGCGCACTGTTCTGCGGTGTCGGCCTGCTGGCGTCGATGTTCACCTCGAATGCCACGGTCGCGTTCATCCTCGGTGCGCTCGGCTGCGCCGGGTTGGTGTTCGCGGGCAGCGAGCCGTGGGCCGCGGGCATGCTCGGCACCGTGGTCCTCGGTCTGTCGTTCGCGCTGGTGGTCTTCGTGCTGCGCGCCGGCGACCTCGCCGAGGCGGCGTTCGCCGGGGGCCTGGGCGCGGTGGTGGGGCTGGCGTTCTGGCTGCCGTCGCTGATGCCTTGGCTGCACGACGACGACGGCGGCAAGAACCGCTTCGTCGAGGTCTTCGAGTCGCTCGCGGTCGATCGCCACTTCGCCAGCTTTGGCGAGGGCATCGTGCGCCTGGGCGATGCGGTCTACTTCCTGGGCGGCACCGCGGTGCTGCTCTACCTCTGCAGCTTCCTGCTCGGAAGGAGGCACTGGTAG
- a CDS encoding Gldg family protein, whose translation MPLSPRNHRLIRFGALAMTVASLGYATTRARTRADVTSEQLSRLTPATEELIRSISSERPVVVHAFVSAEVPREYVEVRLRLMNLLREMEAQGGAGLTVRIVEPDLYSPEAEEAMEKWNIMPRPLVDREGGRMEEMETFLGLAFVSGPREEVVPFLDRGLSVEYEIARALRVVTQDKKKVVGILRTDATIMGNFDLQARSQQPAWRIVDELRKQYEIRSINPKQPVPEDIDLLFVPQLPSCAADELDTVRAYVDAGRPALLTVDPFPLFDVRTSPTEEKLPPPGQGGGGMFGGGGGPPAEPKGDYLGFLRDIGVQWQADEIISDTYNPHPTLEKVPPQIVFVGPRPDGSNSLTGRDPTVDGLHEIVMMFGGELQAAPGWQDKFTPLLEVGATSGSALFDAMVQRHPLFGIQGPVPPRPGVLDDGRQMMTPPDGKPKVMAARIKGGGDGEKKDKNVIVIADLDLFGNNFYAMHERGGDVDADGLDDVRFDNVTFLLNAVDSLVGDDRFIELRKRKASYRRLTTVDNLKKEERDEREKQTEAANKSAEAELEEAKKSLEAAVDAIEQRTDLDDTTKAIMLKSAEQAENRRLQARQESIEREKAKAVGKVETRYQRKSREIEDRIRIASVLLPPIPALLLGGFIYLRKRRREHDTIPQSRRTGGTTGAQEGKAT comes from the coding sequence ATGCCACTGTCGCCACGCAATCATCGACTCATCCGCTTCGGCGCGCTGGCCATGACGGTCGCCTCGCTGGGCTACGCCACCACCCGCGCGCGCACGCGCGCCGACGTCACCTCGGAGCAGCTGTCGCGGCTGACCCCGGCGACCGAGGAACTCATCCGCAGCATCTCGAGCGAGCGTCCCGTGGTCGTGCACGCGTTCGTGAGCGCCGAGGTTCCGCGCGAGTACGTCGAGGTCCGTCTGCGGCTGATGAACCTGCTGCGCGAGATGGAGGCCCAGGGCGGTGCCGGCCTCACCGTGCGCATCGTCGAGCCCGACCTCTACTCCCCCGAGGCCGAGGAGGCCATGGAGAAGTGGAACATCATGCCGCGGCCGCTGGTGGACCGCGAGGGCGGGCGCATGGAGGAGATGGAGACCTTCCTCGGGCTCGCGTTCGTGTCGGGCCCGCGCGAGGAGGTGGTGCCGTTTCTCGATCGCGGTCTGAGCGTCGAGTACGAGATCGCCCGCGCGTTGCGGGTGGTCACGCAGGACAAGAAGAAGGTCGTCGGCATCCTGCGCACCGACGCGACCATCATGGGCAACTTCGACCTGCAGGCGCGCTCGCAGCAGCCCGCGTGGCGCATCGTCGACGAGCTGCGCAAGCAGTACGAGATCCGCTCGATCAACCCCAAGCAACCGGTGCCCGAGGACATCGATCTGCTGTTCGTGCCGCAGCTGCCGAGCTGCGCCGCCGACGAGCTCGACACCGTGCGGGCCTACGTCGACGCGGGGCGCCCCGCGCTGCTCACGGTCGATCCGTTCCCGCTGTTCGACGTGCGCACCTCGCCGACCGAGGAGAAGCTGCCACCGCCCGGGCAAGGTGGCGGCGGCATGTTCGGCGGCGGCGGTGGTCCGCCGGCGGAGCCCAAGGGCGACTACCTCGGCTTCCTGCGCGACATCGGCGTGCAGTGGCAGGCCGACGAGATCATCTCGGACACCTACAACCCGCACCCGACCCTCGAGAAGGTGCCGCCGCAGATCGTCTTTGTCGGGCCGCGCCCCGACGGCAGCAACAGCCTCACCGGCCGTGATCCGACCGTCGACGGCCTGCACGAGATCGTGATGATGTTCGGCGGCGAGCTGCAGGCCGCGCCCGGCTGGCAGGACAAGTTCACGCCGCTGCTCGAAGTCGGTGCCACCTCGGGCTCGGCGTTGTTCGACGCGATGGTGCAGCGGCACCCGCTGTTCGGCATCCAGGGGCCGGTGCCGCCGCGACCGGGCGTGCTCGACGACGGTCGGCAGATGATGACGCCGCCCGACGGCAAGCCCAAGGTCATGGCCGCGCGCATCAAGGGCGGCGGCGACGGCGAGAAGAAGGACAAGAACGTCATCGTCATCGCCGACCTCGACCTGTTCGGGAACAACTTCTACGCGATGCACGAGCGCGGCGGTGACGTCGACGCCGACGGTCTCGACGATGTCCGCTTCGACAACGTCACGTTCCTGCTGAACGCGGTCGACAGCCTGGTCGGCGACGACCGCTTCATCGAGCTGCGCAAGCGCAAGGCGAGCTATCGCCGGCTCACCACCGTCGACAACCTCAAGAAAGAGGAACGCGACGAGCGCGAGAAGCAGACCGAGGCCGCCAACAAGTCGGCCGAGGCCGAGCTGGAGGAGGCCAAGAAGTCGCTGGAGGCGGCGGTCGACGCCATCGAGCAGCGCACCGACCTCGACGACACCACCAAGGCGATCATGCTCAAGAGCGCCGAGCAGGCCGAGAACCGCCGCCTGCAGGCGCGTCAGGAATCGATCGAGCGCGAGAAGGCCAAGGCCGTCGGCAAGGTCGAGACCCGCTATCAACGCAAGTCGCGCGAGATCGAGGACCGCATCCGCATCGCGTCGGTGCTGCTGCCGCCGATCCCGGCGCTGTTGCTGGGCGGCTTCATCTACCTGCGCAAGCGCAGGCGCGAGCACGACACCATCCCGCAGAGCCGCCGTACCGGTGGCACCACGGGTGCGCAGGAAGGAAAGGCCACATGA
- a CDS encoding DUF4340 domain-containing protein, giving the protein MNRGTVIMVALALGSAALAWSMRPQEVAAGAYEDTGELLAPGFTDPTLATSLEVVTWDEKSAKVVRFAVEQKQGRWVIPSHNDYPADGTERMGKAAASFIDVKKDLYYGDNAAEQGSFGVLDPAGADGKGDERGQHITIKDASGATLVDVIVGKQIPEKQGFYYLRAPSEKRVYGAKLELDISTNFTDWIEKDLLHVERDEVVTMFYDPYTVDEQAGQVIGSKPIQAELEQVDGKDEWVASAGVEVPEGKLLDPAKVKQIVTAIANIKIVGVRPRPEQLTPGKMQLTPQMQQVLQSKGFFLAPTGGGGARLMGNEGEARVVTKDGVVYSLYFGEVTYDSGLALTAGAEEEGAEPAPVMEGEDPEDKKTANRYMFVDVSYDPSMDKQGGAPEPAAEGEDAAKKLHGQARAQQLQERFGSWFYVIPDMSYKQVHKERTELWKAAPAPKDGGSAPTGGTPGGAPTGGDTPAKPKPAPKPAPKDDGAAPPPSP; this is encoded by the coding sequence ATGAACCGCGGAACCGTCATCATGGTCGCGCTGGCGCTGGGCTCCGCCGCGCTGGCGTGGAGCATGCGTCCGCAGGAGGTCGCCGCGGGCGCCTACGAGGACACCGGCGAGCTGCTGGCGCCGGGCTTCACCGACCCAACCCTCGCGACCTCGCTCGAGGTCGTCACGTGGGACGAGAAGTCGGCCAAGGTCGTGCGCTTCGCGGTCGAGCAGAAGCAGGGCCGCTGGGTCATCCCCAGCCACAACGACTACCCCGCCGACGGCACCGAGCGCATGGGCAAGGCCGCGGCCTCGTTCATCGACGTCAAGAAAGACCTCTACTACGGCGACAACGCGGCCGAGCAGGGCAGCTTCGGCGTGCTCGACCCCGCCGGCGCCGACGGCAAGGGCGACGAGCGCGGCCAGCACATCACCATCAAGGACGCCTCGGGCGCGACCCTGGTCGACGTCATCGTCGGCAAGCAGATCCCCGAGAAGCAGGGCTTCTACTACCTGCGCGCGCCGTCCGAGAAGCGGGTCTACGGCGCCAAGCTCGAGCTCGACATCTCGACCAATTTCACCGACTGGATCGAGAAGGACCTCCTGCACGTCGAGCGCGACGAGGTCGTGACCATGTTCTACGACCCGTACACGGTCGACGAGCAGGCCGGTCAGGTCATCGGCAGCAAGCCGATCCAGGCCGAGCTCGAGCAGGTCGACGGCAAGGACGAGTGGGTCGCATCCGCCGGCGTCGAGGTGCCCGAGGGCAAGCTCCTCGATCCCGCGAAGGTGAAACAGATCGTCACCGCGATCGCGAACATCAAGATCGTCGGCGTGCGCCCGCGGCCCGAGCAGCTGACGCCGGGCAAGATGCAGCTCACGCCGCAGATGCAGCAGGTGCTGCAGTCCAAGGGCTTCTTCCTCGCGCCGACCGGCGGCGGTGGGGCCCGACTGATGGGCAACGAGGGCGAGGCCCGCGTGGTCACGAAGGACGGCGTGGTCTACAGCCTGTACTTCGGCGAGGTCACCTACGACTCGGGGCTGGCGCTCACCGCCGGCGCCGAGGAGGAGGGCGCCGAGCCGGCGCCGGTGATGGAGGGCGAGGACCCCGAGGACAAGAAGACCGCCAACCGCTACATGTTCGTCGACGTCAGCTACGACCCGTCGATGGACAAGCAGGGCGGCGCGCCCGAGCCGGCCGCCGAGGGCGAGGACGCGGCCAAGAAGCTGCACGGCCAGGCGCGCGCGCAGCAGCTACAGGAGCGCTTCGGCAGCTGGTTCTACGTGATCCCCGACATGAGCTACAAGCAGGTGCACAAGGAGCGCACCGAGCTGTGGAAGGCCGCGCCGGCACCGAAGGACGGTGGTAGCGCGCCGACCGGCGGCACGCCCGGTGGTGCCCCCACCGGCGGCGACACGCCCGCGAAGCCCAAGCCCGCGCCGAAGCCGGCGCCCAAGGACGACGGCGCAGCGCCGCCGCCGTCGCCGTAG
- a CDS encoding leucine-rich repeat domain-containing protein, whose protein sequence is MAGVLSLAACAPEYGPGQIGSGDDLELCVGEVEVPDPALRALLVELLPQPPGPGDCCEAHDDAGCANDEVQACVCEGVPACCDGPWTQACVDAVQGQGCAQCLAEGEEPPKVVLAEALRDLAGLRAPSLGIVDLTGLECAQNLRTVGLSGNAIVDVTPLLDLPLLTELQLSDNAVKDLRVVGKLSGLEILVLDGNGITDVGPLAALERLTYLNLARNEITDLDPLAGLVGIIGITIEKNQLSSIAALTGMTALVSIDASDNTIADLSPLTDHARLQFVDVEGNAITSLTPLRSATGMISLEASRNQLTALDGVEGMHVLDRLVAQENAVTTTAPVAGLGLLTVLDLGANEVESLAGVETLMNLRRLSMIDNRIASITAVTGLPELREIDVRRNPVTAIDAVATLPLFGTLQLGHDGVAVDLSPLAGLPVFRRLVYQGGRVDQLDVVATLPALESLELQDTAVSAAAVAGIAGATGLQSLFLDRSGVADLSSLSPLTQLERLRCEDCAVQSIAVFANWPSLVEVKLAGNPLQSLAGTETLEFLDDLDVARSAIDDLGPLVENETFRSADAVDARETGLSTDDCGAIAAIVARKAVVEHDVACP, encoded by the coding sequence GTGGCCGGCGTCCTGTCGCTGGCGGCCTGCGCACCGGAGTATGGGCCGGGGCAGATCGGCAGCGGTGACGACCTCGAGCTCTGCGTCGGCGAGGTCGAGGTGCCCGATCCCGCCCTGCGCGCGCTGCTGGTGGAGTTGCTGCCGCAGCCGCCGGGCCCCGGCGATTGCTGCGAGGCCCACGACGATGCCGGCTGTGCCAACGACGAGGTGCAGGCGTGCGTGTGCGAGGGCGTGCCGGCGTGCTGCGACGGGCCGTGGACGCAGGCGTGCGTCGACGCGGTGCAGGGGCAGGGCTGCGCGCAGTGCCTGGCCGAGGGGGAGGAGCCGCCCAAGGTGGTGCTCGCCGAGGCGCTGCGCGACCTCGCGGGCCTGCGGGCGCCGTCGCTGGGCATCGTCGATCTCACGGGCCTCGAGTGCGCCCAGAACCTGCGCACCGTGGGGCTGTCGGGCAACGCGATCGTCGACGTCACGCCGCTGCTCGACCTGCCGCTGCTCACCGAGCTGCAGCTCAGCGACAACGCGGTGAAGGACCTGCGCGTGGTCGGCAAGCTGTCCGGGCTCGAGATCCTCGTGCTCGACGGCAACGGCATCACCGACGTCGGACCACTGGCCGCGCTCGAACGCCTGACCTACCTCAACCTCGCACGCAACGAGATCACCGACCTCGATCCGCTCGCGGGACTGGTCGGGATCATCGGCATCACGATCGAGAAGAACCAGCTGAGCTCGATCGCGGCGCTGACGGGCATGACGGCGTTGGTGTCGATCGACGCCTCCGACAACACCATCGCCGACCTGTCGCCGCTGACCGACCATGCGCGGCTGCAGTTCGTCGACGTCGAGGGCAACGCGATCACCAGCCTGACGCCGCTGCGCTCGGCGACGGGCATGATCTCGCTCGAGGCGTCCCGCAACCAGCTGACCGCGCTCGACGGCGTCGAGGGCATGCACGTGCTCGATCGGCTGGTCGCGCAGGAGAACGCAGTGACCACCACCGCGCCGGTCGCCGGGCTCGGCCTGCTGACGGTGCTCGACCTCGGCGCCAACGAGGTCGAGTCGCTGGCGGGCGTCGAGACGCTGATGAACCTGCGGCGGCTGTCGATGATCGACAACCGCATCGCGTCGATCACGGCGGTCACGGGTCTCCCGGAGCTGCGGGAGATCGACGTGCGGCGCAACCCGGTGACGGCGATCGACGCGGTGGCGACGCTGCCGCTGTTCGGCACGCTGCAGCTCGGCCACGACGGCGTCGCGGTCGACCTCTCGCCACTCGCCGGTCTGCCGGTGTTCCGGCGGCTGGTCTACCAAGGCGGGCGCGTCGACCAGCTCGACGTGGTCGCCACGCTGCCGGCGCTCGAGAGCCTCGAGCTGCAGGACACTGCGGTCTCGGCCGCCGCGGTGGCCGGCATCGCCGGCGCGACCGGACTGCAGTCGCTGTTCCTCGATCGCAGCGGCGTGGCCGACCTCTCGAGCCTCTCGCCCCTGACGCAGCTCGAGCGGCTGCGCTGCGAAGACTGTGCCGTGCAGAGCATCGCGGTGTTCGCCAACTGGCCCTCGCTGGTCGAGGTCAAGCTGGCCGGCAACCCGCTGCAGAGCCTCGCGGGCACCGAGACGCTCGAGTTCCTCGACGATCTCGACGTGGCGCGCAGCGCCATCGACGACCTCGGGCCGCTGGTCGAGAACGAGACCTTCCGCAGCGCGGATGCGGTCGATGCCCGTGAGACCGGGCTGAGCACCGACGACTGCGGCGCGATCGCGGCGATCGTCGCGCGCAAGGCCGTGGTCGAGCACGACGTCGCGTGCCCGTAG
- a CDS encoding tyrosine recombinase XerC, with protein MLAAIDAFVEHLTLQRRASPHTVRAYAGDLRAFAAFVEHLRGRAPVCGDVDLRTARAWLATVHRTQSSASVARRLSVLRSFGEWLRRTGLAADNELVLLGSPKRRSKLPVALPAEDVKDMIDAPQRPGVAGIRDRAVLEVLYGAGLRVSELCAIDLDHLEHDRGRVRVRVVAGKGNKDRMVPLGRSAASALQAWLAVRGQLLRPHSPARALWIADRGARLGVRSVRAMVSRRSLQTGARARIAPHGLRHAFATHLLDSGCDLRTIQTLLGHASLSTTQRYTHLSIGAMLDVYERAHPRERLAVPNAAAPAVADEAPQRSSRIRGARA; from the coding sequence ATGCTGGCGGCAATCGACGCGTTCGTGGAGCACCTGACGCTGCAGCGGCGGGCCTCGCCGCACACCGTGCGGGCGTACGCCGGCGACCTGCGGGCGTTCGCGGCCTTCGTGGAGCACCTGCGCGGCCGCGCGCCCGTCTGTGGCGACGTCGATCTCCGCACCGCGCGGGCGTGGCTTGCCACCGTCCACCGCACGCAGTCGAGCGCATCGGTGGCGCGACGGCTCTCGGTGCTGCGGAGCTTCGGTGAGTGGCTGCGTCGCACCGGTCTCGCCGCCGACAACGAGCTGGTGCTGCTGGGTAGCCCCAAGCGCCGCAGCAAGCTGCCCGTCGCGCTGCCCGCCGAGGACGTCAAGGACATGATCGACGCGCCGCAGCGGCCCGGGGTCGCGGGCATCCGCGATCGCGCGGTGCTCGAGGTGCTCTACGGCGCCGGGCTGCGCGTCAGCGAGCTGTGCGCGATCGACCTCGATCACCTCGAGCACGATCGCGGTCGCGTGCGCGTGCGCGTGGTCGCGGGCAAGGGCAACAAGGACCGCATGGTGCCGCTCGGGCGCAGCGCCGCGTCGGCGTTGCAGGCGTGGCTGGCGGTGCGCGGGCAGCTGCTGCGCCCGCACTCACCGGCGCGCGCGCTGTGGATCGCCGATCGCGGCGCGCGGCTCGGGGTCCGCAGCGTGCGGGCGATGGTCTCGCGGCGCAGCCTGCAGACCGGCGCGCGCGCCCGCATCGCCCCCCACGGCTTGCGTCACGCGTTCGCGACCCACCTGCTCGACAGCGGCTGCGACCTGCGCACGATCCAGACCCTGCTCGGTCATGCGAGCCTGTCGACCACGCAGCGCTACACCCACCTCAGCATCGGCGCGATGCTCGACGTCTACGAGCGCGCGCATCCCCGCGAGCGGCTCGCGGTGCCGAACGCCGCGGCGCCGGCTGTCGCCGACGAAGCGCCTCAGAGATCGAGCAGGATCCGCGGCGCGCGGGCCTGA
- a CDS encoding M23 family metallopeptidase, with amino-acid sequence MALRLPAWLQAGPLVLALAGCKHTREQPPPVVPERATHLQPRSAVLADADLLVAALASDDLQMVRQWMTPELQSRLTAEGLEAAAAHLRKSFGRPQGLLEERTHHEGSLLWYSGVWVHLQERRKGGPVMTPVLYQFALDDKRQLARLLVREHWFLESMPGLADDYQPITRLHFPGIGEWTISHGGRSKALNHHFGGGAQRFAYDVVVKRGGRRSRPGSDGKRNDAYYCYGAQILAPAAGRVILIVDDVPENRIGGGAGKAGGNGVVIDHGFGEYSSLWHGIPGSVQVAVGDEVQAGQPLFRAGNSGHSSGPHLHYHLSTRGRRGGDLGLPAPFVDIWVDGAWHSQHEPVRGEAVRNDPPPGVERRDQARAPRILLDL; translated from the coding sequence ATGGCGCTCCGACTCCCCGCATGGCTGCAGGCCGGCCCGCTCGTGTTGGCGCTGGCCGGGTGCAAGCACACCCGCGAGCAGCCGCCCCCGGTGGTGCCCGAGCGCGCGACCCACTTGCAGCCGCGCTCGGCCGTGCTGGCCGACGCGGATCTCCTGGTCGCAGCACTCGCGAGTGACGACCTGCAGATGGTGCGGCAGTGGATGACACCCGAGCTGCAGTCGCGGCTGACCGCCGAAGGCCTCGAGGCCGCCGCGGCGCACCTGCGCAAGAGCTTCGGCCGCCCGCAGGGTCTGCTCGAGGAGCGCACGCACCACGAGGGATCGCTGCTCTGGTACTCGGGCGTCTGGGTGCACCTGCAGGAGCGGCGCAAGGGCGGCCCGGTGATGACACCGGTGCTCTACCAGTTCGCGCTCGACGACAAGCGCCAGCTCGCGCGACTGCTCGTGCGCGAGCACTGGTTCCTCGAGTCGATGCCGGGGCTGGCCGACGACTACCAGCCGATCACGCGGCTGCACTTTCCCGGCATCGGTGAGTGGACCATCAGCCACGGCGGCCGCAGCAAGGCGCTGAACCACCACTTCGGCGGCGGTGCACAGCGCTTCGCCTACGACGTCGTCGTGAAGCGCGGCGGTCGTCGCTCGCGGCCCGGCAGCGACGGCAAGCGCAACGACGCCTACTACTGCTATGGCGCACAGATCCTCGCGCCCGCGGCCGGCCGTGTGATCCTCATCGTCGACGACGTGCCCGAGAACCGCATCGGCGGCGGCGCCGGCAAGGCCGGGGGCAACGGCGTGGTGATCGACCACGGCTTCGGCGAGTACTCCTCGCTGTGGCACGGCATCCCCGGCTCGGTGCAGGTCGCCGTCGGCGACGAGGTGCAGGCCGGCCAGCCGCTGTTCCGTGCCGGCAACAGCGGCCACTCGAGCGGGCCACACCTGCACTACCACCTCTCGACCCGCGGTCGTCGCGGCGGTGATCTCGGCCTACCTGCGCCGTTCGTCGACATCTGGGTCGACGGCGCGTGGCACAGCCAGCACGAGCCGGTGCGCGGCGAGGCCGTCCGCAACGACCCACCGCCGGGGGTCGAGCGCCGCGATCAGGCCCGCGCGCCGCGGATCCTGCTCGATCTCTGA